In Leptodesmis sichuanensis A121, the following are encoded in one genomic region:
- a CDS encoding HEAT repeat domain-containing protein, translating to MAKTITIELPDDLEQQLAVQANALNQPLEGIVLQTLIAVATQIQALQDANFEVRRNAAEALGRIGTEAAIPVLVQALNDENLHVRESAAIALRKIGTEAAISALTHDLPSESSVSSEYDPITPLIGTLHLGTTDLAEDHDRYIGEVLTQELSPSE from the coding sequence ATGGCTAAAACAATAACGATTGAGTTACCTGATGATTTAGAGCAGCAGCTTGCAGTTCAGGCAAATGCTCTCAATCAACCGCTGGAGGGAATCGTTCTGCAAACCCTGATTGCTGTTGCAACACAGATCCAAGCTTTACAGGATGCCAACTTTGAGGTTCGTAGAAATGCGGCTGAAGCCTTGGGACGGATTGGCACTGAAGCCGCTATTCCTGTGTTGGTTCAGGCGTTGAACGATGAAAATCTTCATGTTCGTGAGAGTGCCGCGATCGCCCTGAGAAAAATTGGGACAGAAGCAGCAATTTCAGCCTTGACTCATGATTTGCCTTCTGAATCTTCAGTTTCAAGCGAATACGATCCAATTACACCGCTGATTGGAACACTGCATCTGGGCACAACTGACCTAGCTGAAGATCACGATCGCTATATTGGTGAAGTCCTGACACAGGAGTTAAGCCCCAGTGAGTAG
- a CDS encoding ISLre2 family transposase, which produces MNIPATLDLNQAIETFKQTIAPLLAVGEISSWDGVALKAREEAIRAAALVLAGQVIALLLHELSEHPDSQREANQRTRSSRGFMARSQGKRRVKVLTVGNVVVEFKVGYILNGVSQQKRKGKRKAGQRGPSQGQGFYPLLRWLGLEEQVSPLVWSVVAAAGMLSRSFAQATEQLQQWGIELSEKRVVRLTYGFGQIGLALTDQWLAQLQQGQLPTGQTFEGQRVGLSVDGGRTRLRYNKRGRRRATKRRGYRGHWREPKLFTLYAIDEQGQRINTVKLPVINDGTFTGIEGFMSLLEMYLVKLGVVHAQQVLLLADGAPWIWHRIPALLERLGLPKDRLIELIDFYHASQHLKDFAEAAFSKAQVARKWFEAARSSLKRGKLAQLLTQMQQILAQKHTRQQRKAMTTPFNYFNDQPQRFAYGQVQAMNLPIGSGAIESLIRQVVNLRLKGNGKFWLPEHAEILLQGRCYWAAGRWDTFCAEILTAKLDAKRLEIVEPNASDLAVA; this is translated from the coding sequence ATGAATATACCTGCAACCCTGGATCTCAACCAAGCCATTGAAACATTTAAGCAAACCATTGCCCCACTGCTGGCCGTGGGGGAAATTTCCAGTTGGGATGGAGTGGCGTTGAAAGCACGGGAGGAGGCAATCCGCGCCGCGGCTCTGGTGCTAGCCGGCCAGGTGATTGCCCTGCTGCTGCACGAACTCAGTGAGCATCCAGATAGCCAACGAGAAGCCAACCAACGGACCCGCTCATCACGAGGCTTCATGGCTCGCAGTCAAGGCAAACGCCGGGTCAAGGTATTAACCGTAGGCAATGTCGTCGTTGAGTTCAAGGTGGGCTACATTCTCAATGGGGTCTCTCAGCAGAAGCGGAAAGGCAAGCGGAAAGCCGGTCAACGGGGGCCATCCCAGGGACAGGGATTCTATCCCCTGCTGCGTTGGTTGGGACTGGAAGAGCAAGTCAGTCCCCTGGTTTGGAGCGTGGTTGCAGCGGCAGGGATGCTGTCGAGGTCCTTTGCGCAAGCGACTGAGCAGTTGCAGCAATGGGGCATTGAGTTGAGTGAGAAACGGGTGGTGCGACTGACCTATGGTTTTGGTCAAATCGGCCTGGCGTTAACCGACCAGTGGCTGGCTCAGTTGCAGCAAGGCCAACTGCCCACTGGCCAGACCTTTGAGGGACAGAGAGTGGGGTTGAGTGTCGATGGCGGGCGCACCCGGTTGCGATACAACAAACGGGGTAGACGACGGGCGACCAAGCGGCGGGGGTATCGGGGGCATTGGCGAGAACCCAAACTATTCACCCTCTATGCCATCGATGAGCAGGGCCAGCGCATCAATACAGTCAAATTACCGGTCATTAATGACGGCACCTTTACCGGTATCGAAGGATTCATGAGCCTGCTGGAGATGTATCTGGTCAAATTGGGGGTTGTGCATGCCCAGCAAGTGTTGCTGCTAGCCGATGGCGCTCCTTGGATTTGGCACCGGATTCCCGCCCTTCTGGAACGCTTGGGCCTGCCCAAAGACCGACTGATTGAGTTGATTGACTTTTACCATGCCAGTCAGCATTTGAAGGATTTTGCTGAGGCGGCTTTTAGCAAAGCTCAAGTGGCACGGAAATGGTTCGAGGCGGCTCGTTCTAGCCTCAAACGGGGTAAGTTGGCGCAACTCCTGACACAGATGCAGCAGATTCTGGCTCAGAAACACACGCGCCAACAACGCAAGGCAATGACAACCCCATTCAACTACTTTAATGACCAACCCCAGCGCTTTGCCTATGGGCAGGTACAGGCAATGAATCTACCGATTGGCAGTGGAGCCATTGAGAGTCTAATCCGCCAGGTGGTCAACCTGCGGCTCAAGGGAAATGGCAAGTTTTGGTTGCCTGAACATGCAGAAATTCTGCTTCAAGGTCGCTGTTATTGGGCGGCAGGACGATGGGACACCTTCTGTGCTGAAATTTTGACTGCCAAACTCGATGCCAAGCGGCTAGAAATTGTCGAGCCCAATGCGAGTGACTTAGCGGTGGCCTAA
- a CDS encoding transposase family protein — protein MDIHLDRLLNFPHVTVESCIQKDNEVYLKLRLLNQESSCPHCKKSSSELHQNRPILIRDLSIFGQVTYLKIPRRQFYCRDCQRYFTESLTFMDAGRQYTRRYEEHIYQQVQLSSMEQVGRVEGLSFERIEGIFKHQYAQKKTRDGQESNALGLMKSASGKGIKTSPPLSATLRPGN, from the coding sequence ATGGACATACATCTTGATAGATTGCTTAACTTCCCTCACGTTACGGTTGAAAGTTGCATTCAAAAAGACAATGAAGTGTACTTAAAGTTGCGCTTGCTCAATCAAGAATCTAGCTGTCCACACTGTAAGAAATCAAGTTCAGAGTTGCATCAAAACCGTCCGATTTTGATTCGAGACCTATCGATTTTTGGCCAAGTCACTTATTTGAAAATTCCTCGTCGTCAGTTTTATTGTCGTGATTGCCAACGTTATTTTACTGAGTCATTGACATTTATGGATGCAGGACGGCAGTACACTCGACGCTATGAGGAGCATATTTACCAGCAAGTACAACTGTCAAGTATGGAGCAAGTGGGTCGCGTAGAAGGATTAAGCTTTGAGCGCATTGAAGGGATTTTCAAGCATCAGTATGCACAGAAAAAAACACGGGATGGGCAGGAGTCAAACGCATTGGGATTGATGAAATCAGCAAGCGGAAAGGGCATCAAAACTTCGCCACCGTTATCGGCGACGTTGAGGCCGGGAAATTGA
- a CDS encoding ISL3 family transposase: MSKRKGHQNFATVIGDVEAGKLIEVIDSHQQEDIIEILKQQPIEVRAKVEEVSVDMWGGFPKVVKKVFPNAVVVIDRFHVMKLVNEELNKIRRQSGVSDRGSKFILLKNGKDLTAEEKTKLEEILKRSKRLGKAYEWKEEFRAIYEQPLTVEEGKRQIQGWLDQARVVYSEASTTIRNHLDGISNYFRNRTTSGAMEGINNRIKLIKRQAYGFVNFNNFRERLLACFSD, translated from the coding sequence ATCAGCAAGCGGAAAGGGCATCAAAACTTCGCCACCGTTATCGGCGACGTTGAGGCCGGGAAATTGATTGAAGTGATTGACAGTCACCAACAGGAAGACATTATTGAAATCCTGAAGCAGCAGCCCATAGAGGTGCGTGCAAAAGTTGAAGAGGTGAGCGTGGATATGTGGGGAGGATTCCCAAAGGTAGTCAAGAAAGTGTTTCCCAATGCCGTGGTAGTGATTGACCGCTTTCATGTCATGAAATTAGTCAATGAGGAGTTAAATAAAATTCGTAGACAATCGGGTGTATCAGACCGAGGTAGCAAATTCATTTTGCTCAAGAATGGCAAGGATTTAACAGCAGAAGAAAAGACAAAGTTAGAAGAGATTCTGAAACGGTCAAAGCGATTAGGAAAAGCCTATGAGTGGAAAGAAGAGTTTCGCGCGATTTATGAACAACCATTAACCGTTGAGGAAGGCAAGCGTCAGATCCAAGGGTGGCTCGATCAAGCGCGAGTCGTCTATAGTGAAGCAAGCACAACGATTCGTAACCATTTAGATGGGATTAGCAACTACTTTCGGAATCGCACAACGAGTGGCGCAATGGAGGGAATCAACAACCGAATTAAATTGATTAAACGGCAAGCTTATGGCTTTGTCAATTTCAACAATTTTCGAGAAAGACTATTAGCCTGCTTCTCTGATTAA